In Vibrio gangliei, a single window of DNA contains:
- a CDS encoding multidrug efflux RND transporter permease subunit, whose translation MWLSDVSVKRPTVAIVLSLLLCVFGYVSFSKLAVREMPDISNPVVTVSTSYDGASASIMESQITTVLEDQLSGISGVDDIQSVSRNGSSRITITFDLGYDLTTGVSDVRDAIARAQRALPDEADDPIVSKDNGSGEAAVNINVTSNKMDRTQLTDYINRVLLDRFTLISGVSSIDISGGLDKVMYMKLDPTAMAGLGITTTDIKDALRRENVENPSGEVRNDTTSMTVRTTRNYLTEEDFRYLVVSKSRDRHPIYLQDVAQIYLGAKNESSMYKSDGEVGVSMGIITQTDANPLEVAQRVRKEVAEVQKFLPASTHLDIEYDATIFIEQSINEVYNTLFITGGLVVLVLYIFLGQLRATLIPAVTVPVSLISAFMAAYYFGFSVNLITLLALILAIGLVVDDAIVVVENIFHHLEKGEPPLLAAYKGTREVGFAVMATTLVLVMVFLPISFMDGMVGLLFTEFSVLLAMSVLFSSLIALTLTPVLGSKLLKANVKPNRFNLCIDRMFNRVENAYRGGLVRAIRWRWSAPISIIACIAASAGLMQLIPSQLAPQEDKGVLFAFVKGADATSFNRMSANMDEVEDRLIPLLGQGMLKSFSVDAPAFGGRAGDETGFVIMVLEDWDKRTVTAQQALGIINKTLSGIPDVRVRAMMPGFRGRSDSPVQFVLGGSEYKELQKWAEFLQQKGEADGVITGGDLDYSEKTPELVVTVDKQRAADLGISVSEIADTLEVMLGGSTETTYLERGEEYDVYLRGDENSFNNAADLSKIYLRTDGGELITLDTVTKVEEIASANRLSHTNKQKSITLSANLMPNYTLGQALDYLDQQAIEHLPSDITISYTGESKDFKENQSSVMIVFALALLVAYLVLAAQFESFINPLVVMFTVPMGVLGGFIGLYLMGQGFNIYSQIGMILLIGMVTKNGILIVEFANQLRDRGIEFEKAIVDAAARRLRPILMTAFTTIAGSLPLMLSVGAGYESRVAVGTVVLFGMSFATIVTLFVIPQMYRLISKGTQSPGHIEVLLEQEMERDVTTRPGHG comes from the coding sequence ATGTGGTTATCTGATGTGTCTGTAAAGCGCCCAACGGTGGCTATCGTACTCAGCCTTTTATTGTGTGTATTTGGCTATGTTTCGTTTAGTAAGCTGGCCGTACGTGAAATGCCGGATATTTCTAACCCTGTGGTAACGGTTTCGACCAGTTACGATGGGGCCTCCGCCAGTATTATGGAAAGCCAAATCACCACGGTGTTAGAAGACCAACTGTCTGGCATCAGCGGTGTCGATGACATTCAATCAGTGTCTCGTAATGGCAGCTCACGTATTACGATTACATTTGATTTGGGTTATGACCTCACTACTGGTGTCAGTGATGTACGTGATGCGATTGCTCGTGCACAGCGTGCTTTACCGGATGAAGCTGACGACCCGATTGTGTCAAAAGATAACGGTTCAGGTGAAGCGGCAGTCAATATTAACGTCACCTCCAATAAGATGGATCGCACCCAACTGACGGATTATATAAACCGAGTGTTGCTTGATCGCTTTACATTGATCTCTGGTGTCAGCTCGATTGATATCAGTGGTGGCCTAGATAAAGTGATGTACATGAAGCTAGACCCAACTGCGATGGCGGGCTTAGGCATTACCACCACCGATATTAAAGACGCGCTAAGACGAGAGAATGTCGAAAACCCAAGTGGTGAAGTTCGTAATGACACGACCTCAATGACGGTTCGTACCACGCGTAACTACTTAACCGAGGAAGATTTCCGTTATTTAGTGGTCAGTAAAAGTCGTGACCGTCACCCTATTTATTTGCAAGATGTCGCACAAATATATTTAGGCGCAAAAAACGAAAGCTCCATGTATAAGAGTGATGGTGAAGTGGGGGTGAGCATGGGCATCATCACTCAAACCGATGCCAATCCTCTCGAAGTGGCTCAGCGTGTGCGCAAAGAAGTGGCTGAGGTGCAAAAGTTCCTACCAGCGAGTACTCACCTAGATATCGAATACGACGCGACTATTTTCATCGAGCAGTCGATCAACGAAGTTTATAACACCTTGTTCATTACTGGCGGTTTAGTGGTGTTGGTGCTGTATATCTTCTTAGGTCAATTACGTGCAACCTTAATTCCTGCTGTTACCGTACCGGTTTCGCTGATCTCAGCATTCATGGCTGCGTATTACTTTGGTTTTTCGGTCAACTTGATCACTTTGCTGGCTTTGATTTTGGCGATTGGTTTAGTGGTAGATGACGCGATTGTGGTGGTCGAAAACATTTTCCATCATTTAGAAAAAGGTGAGCCACCATTACTTGCTGCGTATAAAGGCACACGCGAAGTTGGGTTTGCGGTTATGGCCACCACCTTGGTTTTGGTGATGGTATTCTTACCAATATCCTTCATGGACGGCATGGTTGGTTTGCTTTTTACTGAGTTTTCAGTATTGCTGGCCATGTCAGTATTGTTCTCTTCTTTAATTGCACTGACCTTAACCCCAGTTCTCGGCAGTAAGTTGCTGAAAGCCAATGTAAAACCGAATCGATTTAACTTGTGTATCGATCGCATGTTTAATCGTGTCGAAAACGCATACCGTGGCGGATTGGTTCGTGCGATTCGCTGGCGCTGGAGTGCCCCTATTAGCATTATTGCCTGTATTGCTGCTAGTGCTGGGCTAATGCAACTCATCCCAAGCCAACTTGCACCACAAGAAGATAAAGGCGTGTTGTTTGCGTTTGTGAAAGGTGCTGATGCCACCAGCTTTAACCGTATGAGTGCCAATATGGATGAAGTGGAAGATCGATTAATCCCATTGCTTGGTCAAGGTATGTTGAAGTCATTCAGTGTCGATGCACCAGCATTTGGAGGGAGAGCGGGGGATGAAACCGGCTTTGTGATCATGGTGCTGGAAGATTGGGATAAACGTACCGTTACCGCGCAACAAGCGCTCGGTATTATTAATAAAACTTTATCCGGCATTCCTGATGTCCGTGTGCGTGCCATGATGCCAGGTTTCCGTGGCCGTTCTGATAGTCCCGTTCAATTTGTATTGGGCGGTTCTGAATATAAAGAGCTACAAAAGTGGGCGGAGTTTTTACAACAAAAAGGTGAGGCTGATGGGGTCATTACCGGTGGTGATTTGGATTATTCTGAAAAAACACCCGAACTTGTTGTGACCGTTGATAAGCAGCGCGCAGCCGACCTTGGCATTAGTGTTAGTGAAATTGCCGATACCTTAGAAGTCATGCTCGGCGGCAGCACGGAGACTACCTATCTCGAACGTGGTGAAGAATACGATGTGTATTTGCGTGGCGATGAAAACAGCTTTAATAACGCGGCGGATTTAAGCAAAATTTATTTGCGTACCGATGGCGGTGAGTTGATCACATTAGATACCGTGACTAAGGTAGAAGAAATCGCCTCTGCCAACCGTTTATCACACACCAATAAACAAAAATCGATCACTCTTAGTGCTAACTTGATGCCGAATTATACTTTAGGTCAGGCATTAGATTATCTGGACCAACAGGCAATTGAGCATCTTCCGAGTGATATTACGATTTCTTACACCGGTGAGTCGAAAGATTTCAAAGAGAATCAGTCTAGCGTCATGATCGTATTTGCTCTGGCGCTATTGGTTGCCTACCTTGTGCTCGCGGCTCAGTTTGAAAGTTTTATCAACCCACTTGTGGTTATGTTTACTGTGCCAATGGGGGTTCTAGGCGGCTTTATCGGTTTATATCTGATGGGACAAGGCTTCAATATCTATAGCCAAATAGGCATGATCTTGCTGATAGGCATGGTGACGAAAAACGGCATACTCATTGTTGAATTTGCTAACCAGTTGCGTGATAGAGGAATTGAGTTTGAAAAAGCCATTGTCGATGCCGCTGCACGTCGCTTACGCCCAATTTTGATGACGGCATTTACCACCATTGCGGGGTCGTTGCCATTGATGCTGTCGGTTGGAGCGGGTTATGAAAGCCGTGTTGCCGTTGGTACGGTGGTTTTATTTGGAATGAGCTTTGCCACCATAGTGACCTTATTCGTTATCCCGCAAATGTATCGTTTGATTTCAAAAGGAACTCAATCACCAGGGCATATTGAAGTCTTGTTAGAGCAGGAGATGGAGCGGGATGTTACCACTCGTCCAGGGCATGGGTAG
- a CDS encoding efflux RND transporter periplasmic adaptor subunit — MIKHSFLALGIAFSFLSFHSQPVEAATSAIPVGTQIVEQHDVQQSLTLVAKLAAQESVLITPEVSGKVDTILVSSNQEVKANQPLIVLDTMKAKATLNEARAYYQDEQRKEREYARLVKRNAITQTELDAQRASVDIAKARLDAALADLSYLNINAPFAGTIGFIDFSKGKTVSTNEELFTLDNLDRMRLDLQVPEKYLSEITLGMEVKTHSRAWSHQEFSGKVTHINTRVNDATLSVPVRVDIPNPDHKLKPGMLMSATLTFPTINKPIIPVQALEYSGTKRYVYVVEGDKVTRTDIVLGARIEDKIVVESGLEIGKTIVTKGLVNMRDGLTVKVVEQETLALPKSDSQGAQ; from the coding sequence ATGATTAAACACTCATTTTTGGCGTTGGGAATTGCTTTTTCTTTTCTCTCTTTTCATTCTCAACCTGTAGAGGCGGCCACATCTGCGATTCCTGTAGGAACGCAAATTGTTGAGCAGCACGATGTTCAACAATCTCTTACCTTAGTGGCAAAACTGGCGGCACAAGAGTCGGTACTTATCACCCCAGAGGTTTCAGGCAAGGTTGATACTATTTTGGTGAGCTCTAATCAGGAAGTAAAAGCCAATCAACCTTTGATCGTGCTTGATACCATGAAAGCAAAAGCGACCCTTAATGAAGCGCGAGCTTACTATCAAGATGAACAGCGTAAAGAGCGTGAATATGCTCGCTTGGTTAAGCGTAATGCGATCACTCAAACCGAGCTGGATGCTCAACGAGCCAGTGTTGATATTGCGAAAGCGCGGTTAGATGCGGCGTTAGCGGATCTCTCTTACCTTAATATTAATGCGCCCTTTGCCGGTACGATTGGATTTATCGATTTTAGTAAAGGTAAAACCGTCAGTACCAATGAAGAGTTATTTACGCTAGATAACTTGGACCGCATGCGTCTTGATTTACAAGTGCCAGAAAAGTATCTTTCGGAAATCACTCTTGGCATGGAAGTGAAAACCCACAGCCGCGCATGGAGTCATCAAGAATTTTCAGGCAAGGTGACGCACATTAATACGCGCGTTAATGATGCCACCTTGAGTGTGCCTGTGCGCGTCGATATTCCTAACCCTGATCATAAGCTAAAGCCTGGCATGTTGATGTCTGCCACCTTAACGTTCCCTACAATCAATAAACCAATTATTCCCGTTCAAGCCTTGGAGTATTCAGGTACTAAGCGTTATGTCTATGTCGTTGAAGGTGATAAAGTTACGCGAACAGACATTGTTCTTGGTGCCCGTATTGAAGACAAAATTGTGGTGGAATCAGGGCTAGAAATCGGTAAAACAATCGTTACCAAAGGTTTGGTCAATATGCGTGATGGTTTAACCGTTAAGGTGGTTGAGCAAGAAACGTTAGCGCTGCCGAAGAGTGACTCACAAGGAGCCCAGTAA
- a CDS encoding nucleobase:cation symporter-2 family protein produces the protein MKLLYTLNQRPPIGTTLLLALQHMLASIGGIVAVPLIVGSSINLPAVEIADLINAALLASGIGTIIQCVGFGAVGIRLPVVMGSSFAFLGVLITIGKSDGVSGIMGAAFAGSFLVIIASFFMEKIKKLFPDVVSGVVITLIGLTILPVAMNWIGDAPQGSTDFATLPKLFLAVISLGIVILVSVYCRGVIAASAIVIGLFGGYLVALGMGMVDLDQISNAAWVAGPEPLKYGLTFSWGPILSISLVYIIVVAEATGDFMALAANCQKDLSGKELKRGVLGDGLASTLGSLLSAMPLASFSQNVGIVGITGVASRYVVAATGGLLILGGMFPKLAAMAVTIPKPVLGGVGFIMFGMIAYAGIRMLIKAADTRRNALIICVSLAAGLAVTIEPRLIQHLPHTLAEFFHSGITTGTIVAVLLHQLLPQNMSEERAVKKQEIAEMTRDEDTHTAAIKVMESKATISKAIATIAAEREEVRNQVLLEAQSEDELNDKQSNSDSRLSPSTAMK, from the coding sequence ATGAAGCTTTTATACACGCTGAATCAACGCCCGCCTATCGGCACCACATTACTACTGGCACTACAACATATGTTGGCATCGATCGGGGGCATCGTGGCCGTTCCTCTCATTGTTGGCTCATCCATTAACCTACCTGCTGTTGAAATTGCGGATTTGATCAATGCAGCATTACTGGCATCAGGGATCGGCACCATCATTCAATGTGTCGGATTTGGCGCGGTGGGTATTCGATTACCTGTGGTAATGGGATCGAGTTTCGCCTTTCTCGGTGTGTTAATCACGATAGGTAAGAGTGATGGCGTCAGTGGCATCATGGGAGCGGCGTTTGCAGGCTCCTTCTTAGTCATCATTGCTAGCTTCTTTATGGAAAAAATTAAGAAACTGTTCCCTGATGTCGTCAGTGGCGTTGTGATTACTTTAATCGGTTTAACCATTCTCCCTGTTGCTATGAATTGGATCGGTGATGCGCCACAAGGCAGTACGGACTTTGCCACTTTACCTAAACTCTTTTTAGCTGTGATTTCCTTAGGCATCGTTATTTTAGTCTCAGTGTATTGCAGAGGCGTGATTGCGGCTTCTGCCATTGTGATTGGTTTATTCGGTGGCTATTTAGTAGCTTTAGGTATGGGCATGGTTGACCTAGACCAAATCAGCAATGCCGCTTGGGTAGCTGGCCCTGAGCCATTGAAATATGGCCTGACATTTTCTTGGGGACCGATTCTAAGTATTAGCTTGGTCTACATTATCGTAGTGGCAGAAGCCACAGGTGACTTCATGGCACTGGCCGCAAACTGCCAAAAAGATTTAAGTGGTAAAGAATTAAAACGAGGGGTATTGGGTGATGGCTTGGCAAGTACGTTAGGTTCACTGCTTTCTGCAATGCCATTGGCTTCGTTTAGCCAAAACGTAGGTATCGTCGGTATTACTGGTGTTGCGAGTCGATACGTTGTGGCGGCAACCGGTGGTCTATTAATTCTTGGCGGAATGTTCCCGAAACTGGCAGCCATGGCAGTAACCATTCCAAAACCTGTACTTGGTGGCGTTGGTTTTATTATGTTCGGTATGATCGCTTATGCGGGCATCCGTATGTTAATCAAAGCGGCCGATACACGTCGTAATGCTTTAATTATTTGCGTGAGTTTAGCGGCTGGTCTGGCGGTCACTATTGAACCTCGCCTTATTCAACACTTACCACATACGCTAGCGGAGTTTTTCCACTCTGGGATTACTACCGGTACGATTGTTGCGGTATTGCTTCATCAATTACTACCACAAAATATGAGTGAAGAACGTGCGGTCAAGAAACAAGAAATTGCTGAGATGACCCGCGATGAAGATACACATACCGCCGCCATCAAAGTGATGGAATCAAAAGCCACCATTTCTAAAGCGATTGCCACGATAGCGGCTGAACGTGAAGAAGTACGCAACCAAGTTTTATTGGAAGCGCAATCTGAAGACGAATTGAATGATAAACAATCCAACTCAGACAGTCGGCTCTCACCCAGTACGGCGATGAAATAA
- a CDS encoding 8-oxoguanine deaminase → MSRIANPQAANSQAANSQSINTETQKTTWIKNPLAIYSGSQHDARSGIVVQGNIIKELVALNAEPSQPVDNVVDAKNHVVTPGLINAHHHFYQTLTRAYPDALDKELFNWLKTLYPVWAGLDEEMHALSTEVALVEMMMSGCTTASDHHYLIPVGLEHAIDIQVDVAKNLGIRAILTRGSMSLGEDDGGLPPRHTIQTEQTIIDDSLRLIEQYHQREDGAMTQIALAPCSPFSVTTDLMKETSRIAHRENVMMHTHLCETIDEEEFCLKRFGYRPVDYLENVGWLNDKTWLAHGIHFNDEEIQRLGKAGVGISHCPTSNMMLASGICRNNELEAAGVKVGLGVDGSASNDGSNMIAEVRMAMYLQRLRYGSANVSHFDALRWATKGSATAMGRSDIGELAVGKQADIAMFTLDDIRFSGSHDPLAALIMCGAQQADRVMINGEWRVHDGHVIGLDLEALLIQHRHAAKRLAEKAMKLR, encoded by the coding sequence ATGTCTCGTATTGCTAACCCACAAGCAGCAAACTCACAAGCAGCAAACTCACAATCTATAAACACAGAAACACAAAAAACCACTTGGATAAAAAATCCTCTCGCCATTTACTCTGGCAGCCAACACGATGCGCGCAGTGGCATTGTCGTGCAAGGCAATATCATCAAAGAATTAGTGGCGCTGAATGCCGAGCCTTCTCAGCCTGTCGATAACGTAGTTGATGCGAAAAATCACGTTGTCACACCGGGGCTCATCAATGCCCATCACCATTTTTATCAAACCTTAACTCGCGCCTACCCTGATGCACTCGACAAAGAGCTCTTTAATTGGCTCAAGACTCTCTACCCGGTCTGGGCGGGTCTCGATGAGGAAATGCATGCCCTTTCCACCGAGGTAGCATTAGTAGAAATGATGATGTCAGGTTGTACTACCGCTTCCGATCATCACTATTTGATCCCTGTCGGCTTAGAGCATGCCATTGATATTCAAGTTGACGTTGCTAAGAACCTCGGTATTCGCGCTATTTTAACTCGTGGTTCAATGAGCCTAGGTGAAGACGATGGCGGCCTACCACCGCGTCATACGATTCAAACTGAACAAACCATCATTGATGACAGCCTGCGTTTGATTGAGCAATACCACCAGCGAGAAGACGGGGCGATGACACAAATCGCGCTTGCACCTTGCTCGCCTTTCTCGGTCACGACCGATCTAATGAAAGAGACCTCGCGTATCGCCCATCGTGAAAACGTCATGATGCACACTCATTTATGTGAAACCATTGATGAAGAAGAGTTCTGCTTAAAACGCTTTGGCTATCGCCCAGTTGATTACCTAGAAAACGTTGGTTGGCTTAATGACAAAACTTGGTTAGCGCACGGTATTCACTTTAACGATGAAGAAATTCAACGCTTAGGTAAAGCCGGTGTTGGCATCAGCCACTGCCCGACCTCAAACATGATGCTGGCATCGGGTATTTGCCGTAACAACGAACTGGAAGCGGCAGGCGTTAAAGTTGGTCTTGGCGTCGATGGTTCTGCGTCCAATGATGGTTCGAACATGATTGCCGAAGTGCGCATGGCGATGTATTTACAACGGTTACGTTATGGCTCAGCCAATGTCTCGCATTTTGATGCACTGCGTTGGGCAACCAAAGGGTCAGCAACCGCAATGGGACGCTCGGATATTGGCGAACTGGCCGTTGGTAAGCAAGCGGATATAGCTATGTTTACACTTGATGATATTCGCTTCTCTGGCTCACATGACCCACTGGCGGCTCTGATTATGTGTGGCGCACAACAAGCGGATCGCGTCATGATCAACGGTGAGTGGCGTGTCCACGATGGTCATGTGATTGGCTTAGATTTAGAAGCTCTCCTGATTCAACATCGTCATGCAGCCAAACGCTTGGCTGAAAAAGCCATGAAGTTACGTTAG
- a CDS encoding anaerobic C4-dicarboxylate transporter, with amino-acid sequence MFYVHMLLLLAVIFTGIRFGGIAFGLLGGLGVSVLAFVFGIAPGNPPISVMLIILAVVAASATLEATGGLKRLVKFAEKLLRKHPNQIVFLGPFCTYLLTVLVGTGHSVYPLLPVIYDVSIKKGIRPERPMAMASVGSQMGITASPIAAAAAVVMATAAKNDLDISLIHVLMVTIPATFCGLMAGCTWSLFRGKDLDKDEAFIERCKDPKFKAALIDESATDGADIATSKKAKTGLTVFLAGIAVVVFVAMFGKDLNLLPSGVGMSVAIQFLMLAVGAIILLCTKVDPKEIAKSNVFTAGMTAVIIIFGIAWMSDTIIEHHKPYLIEMVSDVVSVHPWTFAFAMFATSVFLKSQAAVLTIMFPLGFSLGIPPEVLVGVIPACYAYFFFPFYPSDLAAITFDRSGTTSIGKYVLNHSFFIPGIIGVTTATIIGYFISTTILG; translated from the coding sequence ATGTTTTATGTTCACATGCTGCTATTACTGGCAGTGATTTTTACCGGGATACGATTTGGTGGTATCGCCTTTGGTTTACTCGGTGGCTTAGGGGTTTCCGTGCTCGCTTTCGTGTTTGGCATTGCACCAGGCAACCCACCGATTAGCGTAATGCTGATCATTCTAGCGGTAGTAGCCGCTTCTGCGACATTAGAAGCCACAGGTGGCCTAAAGCGACTGGTTAAATTTGCGGAAAAACTACTGCGTAAACACCCAAATCAAATCGTATTCCTTGGCCCATTTTGTACTTACCTTTTAACCGTGCTTGTCGGCACAGGCCACAGTGTGTACCCACTACTCCCTGTGATTTACGACGTTTCAATCAAAAAAGGTATTCGTCCTGAACGTCCTATGGCGATGGCATCGGTTGGCTCACAAATGGGTATCACAGCCAGCCCAATTGCTGCAGCCGCAGCCGTGGTGATGGCAACGGCAGCCAAAAATGATTTGGATATTTCATTGATTCATGTGTTGATGGTCACCATTCCAGCGACCTTCTGCGGTCTGATGGCAGGTTGTACTTGGAGCCTATTCCGCGGAAAAGATTTAGACAAAGATGAAGCCTTTATCGAACGTTGCAAAGATCCTAAATTCAAAGCAGCATTGATTGATGAGAGTGCAACGGATGGTGCAGATATTGCCACGAGCAAAAAGGCCAAAACCGGCTTAACCGTGTTCTTAGCGGGCATTGCGGTCGTCGTCTTCGTCGCCATGTTTGGCAAAGACTTAAACCTGTTACCATCTGGCGTAGGAATGTCGGTTGCAATTCAGTTCTTAATGCTTGCTGTGGGTGCCATTATCTTGCTGTGTACTAAGGTCGACCCGAAAGAAATCGCCAAGAGTAATGTCTTTACCGCGGGGATGACGGCCGTGATCATCATTTTTGGTATTGCTTGGATGAGTGACACTATTATTGAGCATCACAAACCTTACTTGATTGAGATGGTGAGTGATGTCGTTAGCGTTCACCCTTGGACCTTTGCTTTTGCGATGTTTGCCACTTCAGTATTCCTAAAAAGCCAGGCCGCGGTATTAACCATTATGTTCCCGTTGGGTTTCTCATTAGGTATTCCACCGGAAGTGTTAGTCGGTGTGATCCCTGCGTGTTATGCGTATTTCTTCTTCCCATTCTACCCATCAGATTTGGCAGCGATTACCTTTGACCGCTCAGGCACCACATCGATTGGTAAGTATGTGTTAAATCACAGCTTCTTCATTCCAGGCATTATTGGCGTAACCACTGCAACTATCATTGGCTACTTTATTTCGACCACTATTCTTGGCTAA
- a CDS encoding LysM peptidoglycan-binding domain-containing protein, with protein MLKSNKKLITLTALVSAVALSGCASNDELIEQQNQQAEQISSLQSDLQAQQEANQQLSDKVDQIAADQDEMKQKMAESSNVYVIKENDTLYRIAQDNGMSVDELLQLNPDIKNPNALLIGQKINLN; from the coding sequence ATGTTAAAGAGTAATAAAAAACTGATCACGTTAACGGCGCTAGTGTCAGCGGTTGCGCTATCTGGCTGTGCGTCTAACGATGAATTGATTGAGCAACAGAATCAACAAGCAGAGCAAATCAGCTCACTGCAATCTGATCTGCAAGCTCAGCAAGAAGCCAATCAACAGCTTTCTGATAAAGTGGATCAAATTGCTGCTGACCAAGATGAAATGAAACAAAAAATGGCAGAATCGAGTAATGTTTATGTGATCAAAGAAAACGATACGCTCTATCGCATTGCTCAAGACAATGGCATGTCTGTAGACGAATTATTGCAACTGAACCCAGATATTAAAAACCCGAATGCCTTATTGATTGGACAAAAAATTAACCTTAATTAA
- a CDS encoding glutathione S-transferase family protein, protein MGKLVEGVWHDVWYDTKSSGGKFVREDAGFRDWVEDKADAKFQPESGRYHLYVSLACPWAHRTLIMRELKGLVEHIDVTVVSPDMLEHGWEFIEPEPLFGFTKLRQIYTQAKADYTGRVTVPVLWDKKTNTIVSNESSEILRMFNSAFNGLTGNHDDYYPQDLRSDIDEWNEFVYPNINNGVYKTGFATTQQAYEDAFDKLFAALDNVESHLAHQRYLVGEQITEADWRLFTTLIRFDAVYVGHFKCNLKRIADYPNIQGYMKELYQIEGVKETVSFEHIKRHYYFSHKNINPTQVVPKGPDLDLDSHHGRD, encoded by the coding sequence ATGGGTAAGTTAGTCGAAGGCGTATGGCACGATGTATGGTATGACACCAAATCCAGTGGCGGTAAATTTGTGCGTGAAGATGCCGGTTTTCGTGACTGGGTAGAAGATAAAGCGGATGCCAAGTTTCAGCCTGAATCTGGACGTTATCATTTGTACGTTTCTCTGGCTTGCCCTTGGGCGCATCGTACGCTGATCATGCGAGAACTAAAAGGCTTGGTGGAGCATATTGATGTCACGGTAGTCAGCCCAGACATGCTCGAACACGGCTGGGAATTTATCGAACCTGAACCACTGTTTGGTTTTACTAAACTGCGTCAAATATATACTCAAGCCAAAGCGGATTACACTGGTCGTGTGACGGTGCCTGTTTTGTGGGATAAAAAAACCAATACTATTGTCAGTAATGAATCATCTGAAATCCTGCGCATGTTTAATTCGGCGTTTAATGGTTTGACGGGCAATCATGATGATTATTACCCACAAGATTTGCGTAGTGACATTGATGAATGGAACGAGTTTGTTTACCCGAATATTAATAATGGTGTGTATAAAACCGGTTTTGCCACCACACAACAAGCCTATGAAGACGCGTTCGATAAATTATTTGCTGCGCTAGATAACGTTGAGTCACATCTTGCTCACCAGCGCTACCTTGTTGGCGAGCAAATCACCGAAGCCGATTGGCGATTATTTACCACTCTTATTCGTTTTGATGCGGTGTATGTGGGGCATTTCAAATGTAACTTAAAGCGCATTGCGGATTACCCGAATATTCAAGGTTACATGAAAGAGTTGTACCAAATCGAAGGAGTAAAAGAGACGGTCAGTTTTGAACATATCAAGCGTCATTACTACTTTAGCCATAAGAATATTAACCCAACTCAGGTTGTGCCAAAGGGCCCTGATTTGGACTTAGACTCACACCACGGACGAGATTAG
- a CDS encoding cysteine-rich CWC family protein, translating to MKTPCIAACKNNGGICSGCHRTMDEILQWRHLDDVEHQQVIDKLQGAQHTHACPECGNNSFCDLAAGKKTCWCFHVEEREITQQHDTCLCRACLEKQPIR from the coding sequence ATGAAAACGCCCTGTATTGCTGCGTGCAAAAATAACGGTGGAATTTGCTCAGGCTGCCACCGCACGATGGATGAAATTTTGCAGTGGCGACATCTCGATGATGTGGAGCACCAACAAGTGATAGACAAACTGCAAGGCGCTCAACATACCCATGCTTGCCCAGAATGCGGCAATAACAGCTTTTGCGATTTGGCCGCAGGAAAGAAGACCTGCTGGTGTTTTCATGTCGAAGAACGTGAAATCACTCAGCAGCACGACACTTGCTTGTGCCGAGCTTGCCTTGAAAAACAGCCAATTCGCTAA
- a CDS encoding DMT family protein encodes MPPIVITISLLICSNVFMTFAWYAHLKELSNKPWIIAALISWGIALFEYLLQVPANRIGYTVLSVGQLKILQEVITLSLFVPFSVWYLKEPLKLDYLWSGICLVGAVYFAFRSKLG; translated from the coding sequence ATGCCACCGATTGTTATTACCATTTCTCTGCTGATATGCAGCAATGTTTTTATGACTTTTGCTTGGTATGCACACCTTAAAGAGTTAAGTAATAAACCGTGGATCATTGCCGCTCTGATTAGCTGGGGGATTGCGCTGTTTGAGTATTTATTGCAAGTACCAGCCAACCGAATTGGTTATACCGTGTTGTCGGTAGGGCAGCTGAAAATCCTGCAAGAAGTGATTACTTTGTCGTTGTTTGTGCCATTCTCTGTGTGGTATCTCAAAGAGCCATTAAAGCTAGACTATTTATGGTCAGGCATTTGTTTGGTCGGGGCGGTTTATTTTGCGTTTCGTAGCAAATTAGGCTGA